The region GCTCGGCCGCCCGGCTATCCGGAAGTTCATAATGCGAACACCCCTGCTGGCGATGGCCCGCCGACCCGGGACACGCCTGTGCCGGCGCACGAGAGAGGTTCGGGATGGCTGAGGAACGCGGCGAGCACTTCGTCAAGTCCTTCGAGCGGGGGCTCTCGGTGCTGCGGGCCTTCTCCGCCGAGCACCCTGAGCTGACGCTCTCGGAGGTCGCCGCCGCGACCGGGCTGACCCGCGCCGGCGCCCGGCGGTTCCTGCTCACGCTGGTCGACCTGGGATACCTGCGGGTGGAGGGACGACGCTTCGCGCTGACGCCGCGCGTGCTGGAGTTCGGTTACGCGTTCCTGTCCGGCAGGCCGCTGCCCAAGATCGCCGAGCCCCACCTGCACCAGCTCGCCGGGGAGCTGCACGAGACCACGTCGGTCGCGATCCTGGACGGCACCGACATCTACTACGTCGCCAGGGTGCCCAGCTCCCGCCTGCTGTCGGTGGCCATCACCGTCGGGACCCGGTTCCCGGCGCACGCCACGTCCATGGGCAAGGTCCTGCTCGCCGGGCTCCCCGGTGACGAGCTGGCCCGACGCCTCGACGGGATGGAGCTCAGGGCGCTCACCCCGCGCACGATCACCTCGCGCGAGGTGCTCACCGCCGAGATCGAACGGGTCCGGGAGCGCGGCTGGGCGATCTCCGACGGTGAGCTGGAGGAGGGCCTGCACGGCGTCGCCGCGCCGCTGCGGGACCGCACGGCGCGCGTGACGGCGGCGGTCAACGTCTCCCTCCAGACCCACAGCGCCGACGAGTCCCACGTGCGGCGCGAGGTGGTGCCGCCGCTGCTGGCCACGGCCTCGCGGATCGAGGCCGAGGTGAACCTGCAGCCGTCGGCCCCGGTGTAGCGGTGGTCATGCGCTGCGGCGACCGGGCGTGCCGGAGTGCAGCAGCGCGCGTGCCGCGTCGCGGTGGCGCCGCAGGAAGCGACGCGGTCCGAGCGAGCCGATCAGCTCGAGGTTCGGCGCCTCGACGCTGACGGCGAGGTCCGGTGGCAGGACATCGAGCAGTTCGCGCAGACCCAGCTCGCCGTCCCCGGCGGGCAGCCGCGCGGTGAGGCTCTCCACCTGGGCGGGGTCGTCGCCGCACACCTGCTCGCGTGGCAGCGGTTCCGCAGGGCGATCCAGACGCGGGAGCCGGCGCGGCGCGTCGGAGATCTGGACGTAGGTCAGCAGGTCGGGATCCAGCGCGCGGACGTCGTCGAGGGTCTCGCCGCAGCGCCGCAGGTGCAGCGAGTCTAGCAGCACTCCGCCGCCGTCGGACCGGCGAGCGATGCCGGCCGCCTGCGACAGGCTCGAGACCCGCTTGTAGGCCATCGGCTCGATCGCCGGGCGGATGCCGTAGATCCTGGCGCGCTCCACGACGCCGGCGAAGGTGTCGGAGGCCCGGTCGAGGTCGGGGTCGTCGCACATCACGTTCAGGAACCGCGCGCCCAGCCGGACGCCGACCTCGAGGGCCTGCTCGTAGTCGGCGGGAGCGGTGCCGGGCTTCAGCGCGACGATCTCGACGTCGAGGACCGAGACGCCGGTGTCCTCCAGGCGCCGCACGGTTTCCAGCAGCATCGGCGAACCGACGTCGACCGGCCAGCGCCGTTCCGTCCCGT is a window of Saccharopolyspora erythraea NRRL 2338 DNA encoding:
- a CDS encoding sugar phosphate isomerase/epimerase family protein; the protein is MNPRATEETPVSHPSRPLGVGHLTALGLAPPALVTTAAEAGFDSVGLRVLTGNGTERRWPVDVGSPMLLETVRRLEDTGVSVLDVEIVALKPGTAPADYEQALEVGVRLGARFLNVMCDDPDLDRASDTFAGVVERARIYGIRPAIEPMAYKRVSSLSQAAGIARRSDGGGVLLDSLHLRRCGETLDDVRALDPDLLTYVQISDAPRRLPRLDRPAEPLPREQVCGDDPAQVESLTARLPAGDGELGLRELLDVLPPDLAVSVEAPNLELIGSLGPRRFLRRHRDAARALLHSGTPGRRSA
- a CDS encoding IclR family transcriptional regulator domain-containing protein, yielding MAEERGEHFVKSFERGLSVLRAFSAEHPELTLSEVAAATGLTRAGARRFLLTLVDLGYLRVEGRRFALTPRVLEFGYAFLSGRPLPKIAEPHLHQLAGELHETTSVAILDGTDIYYVARVPSSRLLSVAITVGTRFPAHATSMGKVLLAGLPGDELARRLDGMELRALTPRTITSREVLTAEIERVRERGWAISDGELEEGLHGVAAPLRDRTARVTAAVNVSLQTHSADESHVRREVVPPLLATASRIEAEVNLQPSAPV